TGAAGGGGCTGGCCACGGTGAAGGCGGGCAGCACCTTGTTTGAGTTGGCCGGCGCCGTGCAGGACCACGTGGAGGCCCATGGCTTTGCGGTGGTGGAGGACTACACCGGCCACGGCGTCGGCCGCAACTTGCATGAAGAGCCCTCGGTGTTCAACTACCGCACGCGTGAGCTGCCCAACATGAAGCTGCGGGCGGGGATGACCCTCGCCGTTGAGCCGATCCTCAATGCCGGCAGCAAGGCCTGCCGCACCCTGAAGGACCGCTGGACGGTGGTGACCGTGGACGGCAGCCTCTCCGCCCAGTGGGAGCACACCATTGCCGTGACCAGCGATGGTTGCGAGATCCTCACCGACCGCGATTTCTGAGGCCTGCTCCGCTGCCGTTCAAGCCTCCGTGGCTTGGGTGGTGGCCCGGAAATAGAGCCAGCGGCTCGCGCTGGCCACGGGCATCAGCAAATAGGTGAGTGGATTGGGGGTCACGATCACCAGCCCCCAGTTCCAATGCACCTGCCTGAGGATCTCCCGAGCCACAAAGGCAGCGCTCATCACGCCGATCGGGTTGAGGGCCGACCGGAATGGGCCCAGCACCAGCCGCCGTATCCGGAGTTTGGACCCCGCCAGATCAAGGCTGCGCAGGCTGAGTAGCTGCCCCTGCAAGCGTTTGCTGATCTCGTAAAGGGGGCTCACGGCCGCCTGGATTTCCGCCTCCGAGGTGTTCATCCACAGTTCTCGCGGTTTGGCCTTGGCTGGATCGGTGTTCGCGATGGCGGCAAAAAGCTCCAGCAGCCGCCAGCTGCTCAGGGCATTCACCTCGAGTGAGCGCAGCACGGCTTCAGCGCTGCGGTTGCCATGGCTGTTGAAACCGTGGTTGATCACGAGCACATCACAGCGCTCCAGCACAGGCCTGAGGGCCTGCTCCTCACCGCAACGCCAGCGCACCTGCTCGAGCGGCACCGCCTGGCCTTCGGCGCTGGTGAGCGCCAGCGGCTGGTCGCTGCTGGTGAGGGCGACCAGGGCAGCCCCCTGGTGATGCAGCTCCAGCAGCAGGGCGCTGCCGAGGCTGCCGCTGGCGCCGGTGACGGCCACGGTTCGTCCGGCAAAAGGCTGGGCTGACATCGGCAATGGGCGTTGGCGTCAGCTTGCGGCATCCTCAAAGCAGTTGGAGTGGCGCGGATGTCGGCGGCGCTGGTGGCCCTGTTCGCCCCCTACTGCCAGGGCGCGGCGGATCCCTCCGCCCTCGAGCAGGGGTTGCAGTTGCTGGCGCGTGGCCACCTCCAGGGGCAGCGCCCGCTGCGGCCAGAAGGCCAGCGGCCGTTTGAGCTCCATTGGCAGCCGGGTATTGCTCCGCTCGAATCCGCTCAGGTGCAGCTCTCGGTGCAGGGTCAGGGCCTCGAGCAGCCGGCGCGCTACAGCTTTGAGCTGCCCACCCATCGGCTCCTGCAGTGGTTGATGGCCTGGCAGGCGGCGGGTGGGGCAGCAGGCCAGCCCGCGGATCTGCCGGAGCCGTTCTGGCAGTGGTTGATTCTTGGGCTCGATTCCCAGGCGTTGCAGGCCTAGATTCGCCGCACCAGCTTTCGCCTCATGGGTCACGACAGCGCGTCCTCCCACGCCCGTTCGTCGGCCCTGCTGATCGGTTCCTGTGAACCCTTCAGTGGCAAGTCGGCGGTGGTGCTCGGTTTGGCACGCCAGTGGCTGCAGCGCGGGATTGCGGTGCGCATCGGTAAACCGCTCGCCGATAGCGCTGAGCTCGGCTCCGAAGGCGATGGCCCGCTGATCGACGACGACGTGCGCTTCGTGGGCCAGATCCTGGGCCTCAGTGAAGCCCAACTGGTGCCGTCGGTGCATCTTCAGGGGTCTGATGCTGCGCGCGAGCGCCTGCTGGCCGGCAATCTTCAGGCAGGTGCGGGGTTTACGGCGCTGCAGGAGCACCTGAGCGCGGGCGGGGAGGGGGTGACCCTGCTGGAGGGGGCCGGCGGCCTCAGCGATGGAATGCTGTACGGCCTCGATCTGGTGCAGGTGGCCCGGGGATTGCGGGCCCCTGTGGTGCTGGTGCACAGCTGGAGCGGAAGCCACAGCGTGGAGCCCCTGCTGGCGGCTCGTGATCAGTTGGGCGATCTGCTCTGTGGTGTGGTGCTGAATGGGCTGCCGCCAGAGCAGGTGGCAGCCGTGCGCGCGGAGGTGGCTCCGGCCCTGGAGCGGCTTGGCGTTCCGGTATTGGGGGTCATGCCGAGGTCGCCGCTCCTGCGCAGCGTGACGGTGGAAGAACTCAGCCGCCGCCTGGATGCGGAGGTGCTCTGCTGCCGCGATCGCTTGGATCTGCTGGTGGAAACCCTCTCCATCGGCGCGATGAACGTGAACTCCGCCATGGAGTTCTTCCGCCGCCGCCGCAATATGGCCGTGGTCACAGGGGCTGACCGTACCGATATTCAGCTGGCGGCCCTGGAGGCCTCCACCCAGTGCCTGATCCTCACGGGTGCTGGCGAACCGTTGCCTCAATTGATTTCACGGGCTGAGGAGCTGGAAGTGCCTTTGCTCAAGGTGGAGCACGACACCCTCACCACCGTGGAAGTGATTGAGAGCGCCTTCGGTCATGTGCGCCTGCACGAATCGGTGAAGGCCACCTACGCCTTCCGGTTGGTGGAGGAGCACTGTGATTTTGAGCCGCTGCTGAAGCGCCTGCAGCTGCCGATTCCCGCGTGAACACTGCTAGTTTCGAGGCGTCAGCAGGTGGTGTGCGTTGACCCGGTCTCTTGATC
The DNA window shown above is from Synechococcus sp. HK05 and carries:
- a CDS encoding NAD-dependent epimerase/dehydratase family protein; its protein translation is MSAQPFAGRTVAVTGASGSLGSALLLELHHQGAALVALTSSDQPLALTSAEGQAVPLEQVRWRCGEEQALRPVLERCDVLVINHGFNSHGNRSAEAVLRSLEVNALSSWRLLELFAAIANTDPAKAKPRELWMNTSEAEIQAAVSPLYEISKRLQGQLLSLRSLDLAGSKLRIRRLVLGPFRSALNPIGVMSAAFVAREILRQVHWNWGLVIVTPNPLTYLLMPVASASRWLYFRATTQATEA
- the ebsA gene encoding type IV pilus biogenesis protein EbsA, with amino-acid sequence MSAALVALFAPYCQGAADPSALEQGLQLLARGHLQGQRPLRPEGQRPFELHWQPGIAPLESAQVQLSVQGQGLEQPARYSFELPTHRLLQWLMAWQAAGGAAGQPADLPEPFWQWLILGLDSQALQA
- a CDS encoding phosphotransacetylase family protein: MGHDSASSHARSSALLIGSCEPFSGKSAVVLGLARQWLQRGIAVRIGKPLADSAELGSEGDGPLIDDDVRFVGQILGLSEAQLVPSVHLQGSDAARERLLAGNLQAGAGFTALQEHLSAGGEGVTLLEGAGGLSDGMLYGLDLVQVARGLRAPVVLVHSWSGSHSVEPLLAARDQLGDLLCGVVLNGLPPEQVAAVRAEVAPALERLGVPVLGVMPRSPLLRSVTVEELSRRLDAEVLCCRDRLDLLVETLSIGAMNVNSAMEFFRRRRNMAVVTGADRTDIQLAALEASTQCLILTGAGEPLPQLISRAEELEVPLLKVEHDTLTTVEVIESAFGHVRLHESVKATYAFRLVEEHCDFEPLLKRLQLPIPA